A region of Streptomyces sp. NBC_01788 DNA encodes the following proteins:
- a CDS encoding acyl-CoA dehydrogenase family protein: MPDRAPQPVDRQLPTEEARDLISLVRDIAQHEIAPKAAEEEDAGLFPREVFTLLSRSGLLGLPYDSAYGGGDQPYEVYLQVLEELAAARLTVGLGLSVHTLASYGLAAYGTKKQQVEHLPAMLGGGLLGAYALSEPASGSDAASLSTKAVRDGDGWVLTGTKSWITHGGVADFYTVMARTGERGPRGITAFLVPGDAEGLSAAAPEKKMGLKGSPTAQIHLDGVRVGDDRRLGEEGQGFAIALSALDSGRLGIAACAVGLAQAALDEAVGYAAGRQQFGRPISDFQGLRFMLADMATQIEAGRALYLAAARLRDAGLPFARQAAMAKLFCTDTAMKVTTDAVQVLGGYGYTTDFPTERYMREAKVLQIVEGTNQIQRMVIARHVAGPETR, translated from the coding sequence ATGCCCGACCGCGCCCCGCAGCCGGTGGACCGGCAACTGCCCACGGAGGAGGCCCGGGATCTGATCTCGCTCGTCCGCGACATCGCGCAGCACGAGATCGCCCCGAAGGCGGCGGAGGAGGAGGACGCGGGACTCTTCCCGCGCGAGGTCTTCACCCTGCTCTCCCGCTCCGGACTGCTCGGCCTGCCCTACGACTCCGCGTACGGCGGAGGCGACCAGCCCTACGAGGTCTACCTCCAGGTCCTGGAGGAACTGGCCGCGGCCCGCCTCACCGTCGGCCTCGGCCTGAGCGTGCACACCCTCGCCTCCTACGGGCTCGCCGCCTACGGCACCAAGAAGCAGCAGGTGGAGCATCTGCCCGCGATGCTGGGCGGCGGCCTGCTGGGCGCGTACGCCCTCTCCGAGCCGGCCTCCGGTTCCGACGCCGCCTCGCTCAGCACCAAGGCGGTCCGGGACGGCGACGGCTGGGTGCTCACCGGGACCAAGTCCTGGATCACCCACGGCGGGGTCGCCGACTTCTACACGGTGATGGCCCGCACCGGAGAGCGGGGCCCGCGCGGCATCACCGCCTTCCTGGTGCCGGGCGACGCCGAGGGCCTGAGCGCCGCGGCCCCGGAGAAGAAGATGGGCCTCAAGGGCTCGCCCACCGCGCAGATCCACCTCGACGGCGTCCGGGTCGGCGACGACCGGCGCCTGGGGGAGGAGGGGCAGGGCTTCGCCATCGCCCTGTCCGCGCTCGACTCCGGGCGGCTCGGCATCGCGGCCTGCGCCGTCGGCCTCGCCCAGGCCGCACTGGACGAGGCGGTCGGCTACGCCGCCGGCCGGCAGCAGTTCGGGCGGCCGATCTCCGACTTCCAGGGCCTGCGCTTCATGCTCGCCGACATGGCGACACAGATCGAGGCGGGCCGCGCGCTGTACCTGGCGGCGGCGCGGCTGCGGGACGCGGGCCTGCCGTTCGCGCGGCAGGCGGCCATGGCCAAGCTGTTCTGCACGGACACGGCCATGAAGGTCACCACGGACGCCGTCCAGGTGCTCGGCGGATACGGCTACACCACGGACTTCCCGACCGAGCGCTACATGCGCGAGGCCAAGGTCCTGCAGATCGTCGAGGGCACCAACCAGATCCAGCGGATGGTCATCGCCCGTCACGTAGCGGGTCCCGAGACCCGCTGA
- a CDS encoding Lrp/AsnC family transcriptional regulator — protein sequence MEELDRQIVQLLVKDGRMSYTDLGKATGLSTSAVHQRVRRLEQRGVIRGYAAVVDAEAVGLPMTAFISVKPFDPSAPDDIADRLAGVPEIEACHSVAGDENYILKVRVSTPHELEELLARVRTLAGVSTRTTVVLSTPYEARPPRV from the coding sequence ATGGAGGAGCTGGACCGACAGATCGTGCAGCTGCTCGTCAAGGACGGGCGGATGAGCTACACCGACCTGGGCAAGGCCACCGGCCTGTCCACGTCGGCCGTGCACCAGCGGGTGCGACGGCTGGAGCAGCGCGGTGTCATCCGCGGCTACGCCGCGGTCGTCGACGCCGAGGCCGTGGGGCTGCCCATGACCGCCTTCATCTCGGTCAAACCCTTCGACCCCAGCGCCCCCGACGACATCGCCGACCGCCTGGCCGGTGTCCCCGAGATCGAGGCCTGCCACAGCGTCGCCGGAGACGAGAACTACATCCTCAAGGTGCGCGTCTCCACCCCGCACGAGCTGGAGGAACTGCTCGCCCGCGTGCGCACGTTGGCGGGCGTCTCGACCCGCACGACGGTGGTCCTCTCCACCCCGTACGAAGCCCGCCCGCCCCGCGTCTGA
- a CDS encoding glycoside hydrolase family 18 protein, whose protein sequence is MHTPHRLRALLSTACTVAVGAGLLAGASTATATPTRSAAPSAAEGSKVVGYFTEWGVYDRGYHVKNIETSGSAAKLTHINYAFGNVTGGRCATGDAYAATDRAYTADESVDGVADTWDQPLRGNFNQLLKLKEKHPGLKVLWSFGGWTWSGGFGDAAKDPAAFAQSCYDLVNDPRWAGVFDGIDIDWEYPNACGDTCDTSGREAFTNLMTALRAKFGGDALVTAAIPADASDDGKIDAADYAGAAAQVDWYNPMTYDYFGAWDAAGPTAPHSPLTSYSGIPKEEYTTSATITKLKGLGIPASKLLLGIGFYGRGWTGVTQDAPGGTATGPANGTYEQGIDDYKVLKDTCPATGTVGGTAYAKCGGEWWSYDTPETIATKMAYKNDQGLGGTFLWELSGDTASGELIKAIG, encoded by the coding sequence ATGCACACTCCGCACCGCCTCCGGGCGCTGCTGTCCACCGCCTGTACCGTCGCCGTCGGCGCCGGACTGCTCGCCGGTGCGAGCACGGCCACCGCCACCCCCACCCGGTCCGCCGCCCCGTCGGCCGCCGAGGGCTCCAAAGTGGTCGGCTACTTCACCGAATGGGGCGTCTACGACCGCGGCTACCACGTCAAGAACATCGAGACCTCCGGCTCCGCGGCGAAGCTCACCCACATCAACTACGCCTTCGGCAACGTCACCGGCGGCCGGTGCGCCACGGGCGATGCCTACGCGGCGACCGACCGCGCCTACACCGCCGACGAGTCGGTGGACGGCGTCGCCGACACCTGGGACCAGCCGCTGCGCGGCAACTTCAACCAGCTCCTGAAGCTGAAGGAGAAGCACCCCGGCCTGAAGGTGCTGTGGTCGTTCGGCGGCTGGACCTGGTCCGGCGGCTTCGGTGACGCCGCGAAGGACCCGGCCGCCTTCGCCCAGTCCTGCTACGACCTGGTCAACGACCCCAGGTGGGCGGGCGTCTTCGACGGCATCGACATCGACTGGGAGTACCCCAACGCCTGCGGCGACACCTGCGACACCAGCGGCCGCGAGGCCTTCACGAACCTGATGACGGCGCTGCGCGCCAAGTTCGGCGGCGACGCGCTCGTCACCGCGGCGATCCCGGCGGACGCGAGCGACGACGGCAAGATCGACGCGGCCGACTACGCGGGCGCCGCGGCCCAGGTCGACTGGTACAACCCCATGACCTACGACTACTTCGGCGCCTGGGACGCGGCCGGGCCGACGGCTCCGCACTCGCCGCTGACCTCGTACTCCGGCATCCCGAAGGAGGAGTACACCACCTCGGCGACCATCACCAAGCTCAAGGGCCTCGGCATCCCCGCCTCGAAGCTGCTGCTCGGCATCGGCTTCTACGGCCGCGGCTGGACCGGAGTCACCCAGGACGCCCCGGGCGGCACGGCCACGGGCCCGGCGAACGGCACGTACGAACAGGGCATCGACGACTACAAGGTGCTCAAGGACACGTGCCCGGCGACCGGCACGGTGGGCGGCACCGCGTACGCCAAGTGCGGCGGCGAATGGTGGAGTTACGACACTCCGGAGACCATCGCGACCAAGATGGCGTACAAGAACGACCAAGGCCTCGGCGGGACGTTCCTCTGGGAACTGAGCGGCGACACGGCGAGCGGCGAGCTGATCAAGGCGATCGGCTAG